One window from the genome of Kryptolebias marmoratus isolate JLee-2015 linkage group LG1, ASM164957v2, whole genome shotgun sequence encodes:
- the LOC108228439 gene encoding uncharacterized protein LOC108228439 isoform X2, with the protein MVNVLTMAQDIAGTTMGQDSIQDLKPKQSGQQLLQQLSQLSEVALWRVHWCLSQNLLPDCPPIPLRWLHSADASRTAKTMMLCYHEDRALQILAAVLNLMGPEHPVCHIIHSIRLSRPTSVPKLVPQLNPDSLRTLRRRLISRIQKPDIVLTALLHNEILDSANQEALMVYALRKDKNRALVDLVLRKGREAQQAFYQALSQSEPFMLEELKDDQIKNKGSTEPSDLMLESLVSEELRCFQWIVKDYLPPENVTNGNSLDADWQTTKKILEQQLGHKQAEIVIKKLVLKIVPVLCVHLEDQEVTSLSSPDIRMDVTAPLNEITPEVQMNGSMFRLHCQISGIHRCLWTDLVLEGFGDVVYEMVPWDVDFLSSKGLRPAGPLFRFTLLTGSFHKLHLPHCQLLSGKLKHSLSVAHITRDHVDYITPGQVTDSHVIFDILGFSCFGLVTSRRSSQAIRSLVLLFSQPSNSAIFVLLLPRNVCLAQVRKEWKRRIGAQYIETIPDCKLVPNQMYKLTGEPVTIIQPESSKFINFSDYNNFLPSFEVWLPDDITMVTLKLKSHVTDWRLIGWLFGPTDCEVWSRTIQLPESVSGTESADLAMQLFNILSQLSSEDMKVFQHLLTLQPDPIPISRLEDANRIRTVSLMVQQYYAEGAKGITEDLLRMMKQNQLADELQKI; encoded by the exons ATGGTTAATGTTCTGACAATGGCTCAGGACATCGCTGGGACCACCATGGGACAGGACAGCATTCAGGACTTGAAGCCGAAGCAGTCAggtcagcagctgctgcagcagctctcacAGCTCTCAGAGGTGGCGCTCTGGAGGGTTCATTGGTGTCTCAGTCAGAACCTCTTACCTGACTGTCCTCCTATCCCCCTACGTTGGCTCCATTCTGCAGACGCCAGCAGAACTGCCAAAACCATGATGCTGTGCTACCATGAGGACAGGGCGCTGCAGATCCTGGCTGCAGTTCTAAACCTGATGGGCCCAGAGCATCCAGTGTGTCATATCATTCACAGCATAAGGCTATCAAGACCTACATCTGTTCCCAAACTGGTTCCCCAACTAAACCCAGATTCTTTGAGGACTCTCCGCAGGAGACTCATCAGCAGGATTCAAAAACCTGATATTGTCCTAACTGCTCTGCTACACAATGAGATCCTGGACTCTGCAAACCAAGAGGCACTGATGGTCTACGCACTTCGCAAGGACAAGAACCGGGCTCTGGTGGACCTGGTTCTAAGGAAGGGACGGGAAGCCCAGCAAGCGTTCTACCAAGCccttagccaatcagagccgTTCATGCTAGAGGAGCTGAAGGATGACCAAATCAAGAACAAG ggTTCTACAGAACCATCAGACTTGATGTTGGAGTCTCTGGTCTCAGAGGAACTGAGATGTTTCCAGTGGATAGTCAAAGATTACTTACCTCCAGAAAATGTGACCAATGGAAACTCTCTGGATGCAGACTGGCAGACgacaaaaaaaattctggaGCAACAGCTTGgacacaaacaagcagaaattGTCATCAAGAAGCTGGTTCTGAAGATTGTCCCTGTGCTTT GTGTCCATCTGGAGGACCAGGAAGTAACCTCACTAAGCTCACCTGACATTAGAATGGATGTAACTGCACCTCTG AATGAGATTACACCTGAAGTCCAAATGAATGGCAGTATGTTCAG GTTGCATTGTCAGATTTCTGGGATTCATCGCTGTCTCTGGACGGATCTGGTATTGGAGGGCTTTGGTgatgtggtttatgagatggTTCCCTGGGAtgtggacttcctgtccagtAAAGGTCTGAGGCCTGCTGGGCCTTTGTTCAGGTTTACCCTGCTGACAGGAAGCTTCCACAAACTCCACCTGCCTCACTGCCAGCTGCTCTCAG GTAAACTTAAACACTCCCTGTCTGTTGCTCACATCACCAGAGACCACGTGGATTACATAACACCTGGTCAGGTGACAGATAGTCATGTGATCTTTGACATCCTGGGTTTCTCATGTTTCGGCTTGGTGACATCAAGAAGATCCAGTCAAGCAATCAGAAGTCTGGTTCTGCTCTTCTCTCAACCCTCCAACTCAGCCATCTTTGTTCTCTTGTTGCCCAGAAATGTCTGCCTTGCACAG GTGAGGAAGGAGTGGAAGCGACGAATTGGGGCGCAGTACATTGAAACGATTCCAGACTGCAAACTGGTCCCAAATCAGATGTATAAACTGACCGGAGAGCCTGTCACCATCATCCAGCCAGAG AGTTCAAAATTCATCAACTTCTCTGATTACAACAACTTCCTGCCGTCATTTGAGGTGTGGCTGCCTGATGAtattaccatggtgaccctgaAGCTGAAGAGTCATGTGACTGATTGGCGTCTGATTGGCTGGCTCTTTGGCCCCACAGACTGTGAGGTTTGGAGTCGAACCATCCAGCTGCCAG AGTCTGTTTCGGGAACAGAGTCGGCGGATTTGGCCATGCAGCTGTTTAACATCCTGAGCCAGCTCAGTTCTGAGGACATGAAGGTTTTCCAGCATCTTCTTACTCTCCAACCTGATCCCATCCCCATCAGTCGGCTGGAGGACGCAAACAGGATCAGAACGGTGAGCCTGATGGTCCAGCAGTACTATGCTGAGGGGGCCAAGGGGATCACTGAGGACCTCCTGAGGATGATGAAGCAGAACCAGCTGGCCGATGAGCTGCAGAAAATCTGA
- the plppr3b gene encoding phospholipid phosphatase-related protein type 3 isoform X2 yields the protein MMMMMMTSPSTEKMKKKPPKDSLTLLPCFYFVELPIVASSMVSLYFLELTDVVQPAQVGFRCHDRDLSMPYVDEGDELIPLLMLLSLAFAGPAASIMLVEGAIYCLQSRLKIHRSEGSINAGGCSFNSFLRRTVRFVGVHVFGLCATALLTDIIQLATGYHAPFFLTVCKPNYTLAGASCDQNIYITKDICSGHDQHAIMTARRTFPSQHATMSAFAAVYVSMYFNSTISDSTKLLKPVLVFAFAIAAALTGLTQITQYRSHPIDVYVGFLIGAFIAAYLAFHAVANFKSSDDETQAAPPPPPKEDPLRALTERGHESVYNKGPASASESNDEIAAAPAPMDRLEGLGSLQREKGSMGSLKRASVDVELLAPRSPMGKETMLTFSNTLPRASMNVNGVLCSTETLTEPVQTVQPVQRRLKAVQVPLDPMRSQQLVSEWKQKSMEMRGLGARDEEEPSEDGSEAGSIGTDDAGSQAPIYQPSVQTMRASSSRNPTPPPGGAKAVVTPRPPQIPEAGPPPVSPKSALTRAKWLAIREKAGGESSGRSAANQPRLMQVIAMSKQQGLLPSSSSGEKSSETVSTSSGTSSTIDSPLCRPPSEHQREGPGIITVDAHASRHPVVQAPPPPQAPPLTGNGNSWEWVMVSNGDDPRDSYDLNKLNRGDSSARGSSFGPRRSASPAAAIDPCPAPPHPQVEVSADAQRREMAMRRKTALVLLDREIRNQSEQENYYKSLQGRRFKD from the exons atgatgatgatgatgatgacctCTCCCTCCacagagaagatgaagaagaaaccTCCAAAGGACAGTCTGACTCTCCTGCCATGTTTCTACTTTGTGGAG CTACCCATTGTGGCTTCTTCTATGGTGTCGCTGTACTTCCTAGAGCTGACAGATGTGGTACAGCCAGCTCAAGTGGGTTTTCGCTGCCACGACAGAGATCTCAGCATGCCGTACGTGGATGAAGGAGATGAGCTGATCCCGCTGTTGATGCTGCTGAGCCTTGCCTTTGCTGGTCCGGCTGCTTCG ATCATGCTGGTTGAAGGGGCCATCTACTGCCTGCAGTCCCGATTGAAGATTCACAGATCTGAAGGCAGCATTAATGCTGGAGGCTGCAGCTTCAACTCGTTTCTGAGGAGGACAGTCCGTTTCGTAG gtgtgcatgtgtttggtcTCTGTGCGACAGCGCTGCTCACTGACATCATCCAGCTGGCGACGGGTTACCACGCGCCATTCTTCCTCACCGTTTGTAAACCCAACTACACACTGGCCGGCGCatcatgtgaccaaaacatttacatcactaAAGACATCTGCTCGGGACACGACCAGCACGCCATCATGACGGCCAG GAGAACGTTTCCTTCCCAGCATGCAACTATGTCGGCGTTTGCTgctgtttatgtgtct ATGTACTTTAACTCAACCATCTCGGACAGCACCAAGCTTCTGAAACCGGTCCTGGTGTTTGCATTTGCTATAGCCGCGGCATTAACAGGCCTGACTCAAATCACACAGTATCGCAGCCATCCCATCGATGTCTACGTGGGCTTCCTTATTGGAGCATTCATCGCTGCATACCTG GCATTTCACGCTGTTGCCAATTTCAAGTCATCTGATGATGAAACTCAGGCTGCACCCCCTCCACCACCAAAGGAAGACCCTTTGCGGGCGTTGACGGAGCGAGGACATGAGTCGGTTTATAACAAGGGCCCCGCCTCAGCCTCAGAGAGTAATGATGAGATTGCAGCTGCTCCAGCCCCCATGGACCGGTTGGAGGGCCTGGGGTCCCTGCAGAGGGAGAAGGGCTCCATGGGGAGTTTGAAGAGGGCCAGTGTTGACGTTGAACTGCTGGCCCCTCGGAGTCCCATGGGAAAGGAGACCATGCTGACCTTCAGTAACACGCTGCCGAGAGCTAGCATGAATGTTAACGGAGTGCTCTGTTCTACTGAGACACTTACCGAACCGGTCCAGACAGTCCAGCCGGTGCAGCGACGTCTGAAGGCTGTGCAGGTACCCCTGGACCCGATGCGGTCGCAGCAGCTGGTTTCGGAGTGGAAGCAGAAGTCGATGGAGATGCGAGGCCTGGGTGCTCGGGATGAAGAGGAACCTAGTGAAGATGGTTCTGAAGCGGGTTCCATCGGAACTGATGATGCGGGTTCTCAGGCTCCGATATACCAGCCCTCAGTCCAGACTATGAGGGCAAGCTCAAGTCGCAACCCCACACCTCCTCCAGGTGGCGCCAAAGCTGTGGTGACTCCTAGACCCCCACAGATCCCTGAAGCTGGACCCCCACCTGTGTCTCCAAAAAGTGCTTTGACACGGGCCAAATGGCTCGCCATCCGAGAAAAGGCAGGCGGGGAGAGTTCGGGCCGCAGTGCTGCCAACCAGCCGCGACTCATGCAGGTCATCGCCATGTCGAAGCAGCAGGgcctccttccctcctcctcctctggggAGAAATCCTCTGAGACTGTCTCCACCTCCTCCGGCACCTCCTCGACCATCGACTCCCCACTCTGCCGCCCCCCCTCTGAGCACCAGCGGGAGGGGCCAGGGATCATCACAGTGGATGCACATGCCTCTCGCCATCCTGTTGTCCAAGCCCCTCCCCCTCCGCAGGCCCCACCCCTAACAGGTAATGGAAATTCCTGGGAATGGGTGATGGTGTCCAATGGAGACGACCCACGTGACTCTTATGACCTGAACAAGCTGAACCGAGGAGACTCATCTGCCCGCGGCAGCAGCTTTGGTCCACGCCGATCAGCATCGCCAGCTGCTGCCATCGACCCCTGCCCAGCACCACCGCACCCACAGGTGGAAGTGTCAGCTGACGCTCAGCGCAGGGAGATGGCCATGAGACGCAAAACAGCTCTAGTTCTGCTGGATCGAGAGATCCGGAACCAGAGTGAACAGGAGAATTATTATAAGAGTCTGCAGGGACGGAGGTTTAAGGATTGA
- the plppr3b gene encoding phospholipid phosphatase-related protein type 3 isoform X1 has protein sequence MFVSYRSLRMMMMMMTSPSTEKMKKKPPKDSLTLLPCFYFVELPIVASSMVSLYFLELTDVVQPAQVGFRCHDRDLSMPYVDEGDELIPLLMLLSLAFAGPAASIMLVEGAIYCLQSRLKIHRSEGSINAGGCSFNSFLRRTVRFVGVHVFGLCATALLTDIIQLATGYHAPFFLTVCKPNYTLAGASCDQNIYITKDICSGHDQHAIMTARRTFPSQHATMSAFAAVYVSMYFNSTISDSTKLLKPVLVFAFAIAAALTGLTQITQYRSHPIDVYVGFLIGAFIAAYLAFHAVANFKSSDDETQAAPPPPPKEDPLRALTERGHESVYNKGPASASESNDEIAAAPAPMDRLEGLGSLQREKGSMGSLKRASVDVELLAPRSPMGKETMLTFSNTLPRASMNVNGVLCSTETLTEPVQTVQPVQRRLKAVQVPLDPMRSQQLVSEWKQKSMEMRGLGARDEEEPSEDGSEAGSIGTDDAGSQAPIYQPSVQTMRASSSRNPTPPPGGAKAVVTPRPPQIPEAGPPPVSPKSALTRAKWLAIREKAGGESSGRSAANQPRLMQVIAMSKQQGLLPSSSSGEKSSETVSTSSGTSSTIDSPLCRPPSEHQREGPGIITVDAHASRHPVVQAPPPPQAPPLTGNGNSWEWVMVSNGDDPRDSYDLNKLNRGDSSARGSSFGPRRSASPAAAIDPCPAPPHPQVEVSADAQRREMAMRRKTALVLLDREIRNQSEQENYYKSLQGRRFKD, from the exons ATGTTTGTGTCTTACAGGTcactgaggatgatgatgatgatgatgacctCTCCCTCCacagagaagatgaagaagaaaccTCCAAAGGACAGTCTGACTCTCCTGCCATGTTTCTACTTTGTGGAG CTACCCATTGTGGCTTCTTCTATGGTGTCGCTGTACTTCCTAGAGCTGACAGATGTGGTACAGCCAGCTCAAGTGGGTTTTCGCTGCCACGACAGAGATCTCAGCATGCCGTACGTGGATGAAGGAGATGAGCTGATCCCGCTGTTGATGCTGCTGAGCCTTGCCTTTGCTGGTCCGGCTGCTTCG ATCATGCTGGTTGAAGGGGCCATCTACTGCCTGCAGTCCCGATTGAAGATTCACAGATCTGAAGGCAGCATTAATGCTGGAGGCTGCAGCTTCAACTCGTTTCTGAGGAGGACAGTCCGTTTCGTAG gtgtgcatgtgtttggtcTCTGTGCGACAGCGCTGCTCACTGACATCATCCAGCTGGCGACGGGTTACCACGCGCCATTCTTCCTCACCGTTTGTAAACCCAACTACACACTGGCCGGCGCatcatgtgaccaaaacatttacatcactaAAGACATCTGCTCGGGACACGACCAGCACGCCATCATGACGGCCAG GAGAACGTTTCCTTCCCAGCATGCAACTATGTCGGCGTTTGCTgctgtttatgtgtct ATGTACTTTAACTCAACCATCTCGGACAGCACCAAGCTTCTGAAACCGGTCCTGGTGTTTGCATTTGCTATAGCCGCGGCATTAACAGGCCTGACTCAAATCACACAGTATCGCAGCCATCCCATCGATGTCTACGTGGGCTTCCTTATTGGAGCATTCATCGCTGCATACCTG GCATTTCACGCTGTTGCCAATTTCAAGTCATCTGATGATGAAACTCAGGCTGCACCCCCTCCACCACCAAAGGAAGACCCTTTGCGGGCGTTGACGGAGCGAGGACATGAGTCGGTTTATAACAAGGGCCCCGCCTCAGCCTCAGAGAGTAATGATGAGATTGCAGCTGCTCCAGCCCCCATGGACCGGTTGGAGGGCCTGGGGTCCCTGCAGAGGGAGAAGGGCTCCATGGGGAGTTTGAAGAGGGCCAGTGTTGACGTTGAACTGCTGGCCCCTCGGAGTCCCATGGGAAAGGAGACCATGCTGACCTTCAGTAACACGCTGCCGAGAGCTAGCATGAATGTTAACGGAGTGCTCTGTTCTACTGAGACACTTACCGAACCGGTCCAGACAGTCCAGCCGGTGCAGCGACGTCTGAAGGCTGTGCAGGTACCCCTGGACCCGATGCGGTCGCAGCAGCTGGTTTCGGAGTGGAAGCAGAAGTCGATGGAGATGCGAGGCCTGGGTGCTCGGGATGAAGAGGAACCTAGTGAAGATGGTTCTGAAGCGGGTTCCATCGGAACTGATGATGCGGGTTCTCAGGCTCCGATATACCAGCCCTCAGTCCAGACTATGAGGGCAAGCTCAAGTCGCAACCCCACACCTCCTCCAGGTGGCGCCAAAGCTGTGGTGACTCCTAGACCCCCACAGATCCCTGAAGCTGGACCCCCACCTGTGTCTCCAAAAAGTGCTTTGACACGGGCCAAATGGCTCGCCATCCGAGAAAAGGCAGGCGGGGAGAGTTCGGGCCGCAGTGCTGCCAACCAGCCGCGACTCATGCAGGTCATCGCCATGTCGAAGCAGCAGGgcctccttccctcctcctcctctggggAGAAATCCTCTGAGACTGTCTCCACCTCCTCCGGCACCTCCTCGACCATCGACTCCCCACTCTGCCGCCCCCCCTCTGAGCACCAGCGGGAGGGGCCAGGGATCATCACAGTGGATGCACATGCCTCTCGCCATCCTGTTGTCCAAGCCCCTCCCCCTCCGCAGGCCCCACCCCTAACAGGTAATGGAAATTCCTGGGAATGGGTGATGGTGTCCAATGGAGACGACCCACGTGACTCTTATGACCTGAACAAGCTGAACCGAGGAGACTCATCTGCCCGCGGCAGCAGCTTTGGTCCACGCCGATCAGCATCGCCAGCTGCTGCCATCGACCCCTGCCCAGCACCACCGCACCCACAGGTGGAAGTGTCAGCTGACGCTCAGCGCAGGGAGATGGCCATGAGACGCAAAACAGCTCTAGTTCTGCTGGATCGAGAGATCCGGAACCAGAGTGAACAGGAGAATTATTATAAGAGTCTGCAGGGACGGAGGTTTAAGGATTGA
- the tmem259 gene encoding membralin: protein MSENQANNNNVPVNNNNMGPNRIRNPNINQNPLINVRDRLFHALFFKMAVTYARLFPPSFRRVFEFFVLLKALFVLFILAYIHIAFSRSPINCLEAVRDRWPRDGILRVEIQRNSSRDAVFLQNYESTGVHEDLEGEDDRGKGTEPGLRPTPLLEEDEEEMTVDMFDPNGTEKFDLDLEPQLQPSVVGVGAAVGGVNDSQDVSFSHTPKGWPQDEYIVEYSLEYGFLRLSQSTRQRLSIPVMVVTLDPMKDECFGDGFSRFLLDEFLGYDDILMSSVKALAENEENKGFLRNVVSGEHYRFVSMWMARTSYLAAFVIMVIFTLSVSMLLRYSHHQIFVFIVDLLQMLEMNMTIAFPAAPLLTVILALVGMEAIMSEFFNDTTTAFYIILIVWLADQYDAICCHTNTSKRHWLRFFYLYHFAFYAYHYRFNGQYSSLALVTSWLFIQHSMIYFFHHYELPAILQQIRIQEMLLQNQQAGQNQTALQDNLNNNNSAAAAAAAAATAAAAADPGPAGTGQSGAAGTDPPPPQGEPLPSSSVGGAGEERAELNWVAQTAAIITEALTSSVGPGEAGGQGSAGAEVNVEFCVGEATGGGEVLNASEEAGGGGGAKIQLILSKEAVPPSEVELNQTALQEEVEPQEEAVLHSVEHQEEAEPQDGVGFHKAGLHGEEAELSDMSAPHTGSPTPQRAGTDCECRQPEQQHQQSSAHLSSS, encoded by the exons ATGTCGGAGAACCAGGCTAACAACAACAATGTCCctgtgaacaacaacaacatgggGCCCAACAGGATCCGGAACCCCAACATCAACCAGAACCCACTCATCAACGTACGGGACCGCCTGTTCCACGCCCTCTTCTTCAAGATGGCCGTTACCTATGCCCGCCTCTTTCCGCCTTCCTTCAGGAGGGTCTTTGAGTTCTTTGTCCTGCTCAAG GCGCTTTTCGTCCTCTTCATCCTCGCCTACATCCACATCGCCTTCTCTCGCTCCCCCATCAACTGTCTGGAGGCGGTTCGGGACCGCTGGCCTCGGGACGGCATCCTGAGGGTGGAGATTCAGAGGAACTCCAGCCGGGACGCTGTCTTCCTGCAGAACTATGAGTCCACCGGAGTCCACGAGGACCTAGAGGGCGAGGACGACAGAGGAAAAGGAACTGAGCCTGGACTTAGACCAACACCGCTGCTggaagaggacgaggaggagatgaCTGTGGACATGTTTGACCCTAATGGCACAGAGAAG TTTGACCTGGACCTTGAACCTCAgctgcagccgtctgtggtTGGTGTTGGAGCAGCAGTGGGCGGAGTCAATGACAGCCAGGACGTCTCCTTCAGCCACACCCCTAAAGG NTGGCCTCAGGACGAGTACATCGTGGAATACTCCCTGGAGTACGGCTTCCTGCGTCTGTCTCAGAGCACCAGACAGAGACTCAGCATCCCTGTCATGGTCGTCACTCTGG ATCCCATGAAGGATGAATGCTTTGGAGATGGCTTCAGTCGCTTCCTACTCGATGAGTTTCTGGGGTATGACGACATTCTGATGTCGAGCGTGAAGGCGCTGGCTGAGAACGAGGAAAACAAAG GGTTCCTGAGGAACGTGGTGTCAGGAGAACATTACCGCTTTGTAAGCATGTGGATGGCCAGAACCTCGTACCTGGCTGCCTTTGTCATCATGGTCATATTT actCTGTCGGTGTCCATGCTGCTCAGATACTCCCACCATCAGATCTTCGTCTTTATCG tggATCTTCTGCAGATGTTGGAGATGAACATGACCATCGCCTTCCCAGCAGCCCCTTTGCTCACCGTCATCCTTGCCCTTGTTG GTATGGAAGCCATAATGTCAGAGTTCTTCAATGACACAACAACAGCCTTCTACATCATCCTTATCGTATGGTTGGCCGATCAGTATGATGCCATCTGCTGCCATACCAACACCAGCAAACGGCACTGGCTGCG GTTCTTCTACCTGTACCACTTCGCCTTTTACGCCTACCATTACCGCTTCAACGGTCAGTACAGCAGTCTGGCTCTGGTCACCTCTTGGCTCTTCATCCAG CACTCCATGATCTACTTCTTCCACCACTACGAGCTCCCTGCCATCCTGCAGCAGATCCGGATCCAGGagatgctgctgcagaaccagCAGGCAGGTCAGAACCAGACGGCCCTGCAAGACaacctgaacaacaacaacagtgccgccgctgccgccgccgctgccgccaccgctgccgccgccgctgaTCCGGGACCTGCCGGAACTGGCCAATCAGGAGCTGCCGGCACAGACCCACCGCCACCGCAAGGCGAACCCCTCCCGTCATCATCGGTAGGAGGCGCTGGGGAGGAGAGGGCGGAGCTGAACTGGGTTGCTCAGACGGCGGCCATCATCACTGAGGCTTTGACCTCCTCTGTTGGTCCGGGAGAAGCTGGAGGTCAAGGTTCAGCAGGAGCAGAGGTGAATGTGGAGTTCTGTGTGGGAGAAgccacaggaggaggagaagtttTAAATGCTTCAGAAGaagctggtggaggaggaggagccaagATTCAGCTTATACTCAGCAAAGAGGCGGTGCCCCCAAGTGAGGTGGAGCTTAACCAAACAGCGCTTCAAGAGGAGGTGGAGCCCCAAGAAGAGGCGGTCCTTCACTCTGTGGAGCACCAGGAGGAGGCAGAGCCCCAAGATGGAGTGGGGTTTCACAAGGCGGGGCTTCATGGCGAGGAGGCAGAGCTGTCAGACATGTCTGCCCCTCACACAGGAAGCCCCACCCCTCAGAGAGCGGGTACAGACTGCGAGTGCAGACAACCtgagcagcagcaccagcagagCTCTGCTCACCTGAGCTCATCCTGA
- the LOC108228439 gene encoding uncharacterized protein LOC108228439 isoform X1, producing the protein MLGLGMVNVLTMAQDIAGTTMGQDSIQDLKPKQSGQQLLQQLSQLSEVALWRVHWCLSQNLLPDCPPIPLRWLHSADASRTAKTMMLCYHEDRALQILAAVLNLMGPEHPVCHIIHSIRLSRPTSVPKLVPQLNPDSLRTLRRRLISRIQKPDIVLTALLHNEILDSANQEALMVYALRKDKNRALVDLVLRKGREAQQAFYQALSQSEPFMLEELKDDQIKNKGSTEPSDLMLESLVSEELRCFQWIVKDYLPPENVTNGNSLDADWQTTKKILEQQLGHKQAEIVIKKLVLKIVPVLCVHLEDQEVTSLSSPDIRMDVTAPLNEITPEVQMNGSMFRLHCQISGIHRCLWTDLVLEGFGDVVYEMVPWDVDFLSSKGLRPAGPLFRFTLLTGSFHKLHLPHCQLLSGKLKHSLSVAHITRDHVDYITPGQVTDSHVIFDILGFSCFGLVTSRRSSQAIRSLVLLFSQPSNSAIFVLLLPRNVCLAQVRKEWKRRIGAQYIETIPDCKLVPNQMYKLTGEPVTIIQPESSKFINFSDYNNFLPSFEVWLPDDITMVTLKLKSHVTDWRLIGWLFGPTDCEVWSRTIQLPESVSGTESADLAMQLFNILSQLSSEDMKVFQHLLTLQPDPIPISRLEDANRIRTVSLMVQQYYAEGAKGITEDLLRMMKQNQLADELQKI; encoded by the exons ATGCTAGGTCTTG GCATGGTTAATGTTCTGACAATGGCTCAGGACATCGCTGGGACCACCATGGGACAGGACAGCATTCAGGACTTGAAGCCGAAGCAGTCAggtcagcagctgctgcagcagctctcacAGCTCTCAGAGGTGGCGCTCTGGAGGGTTCATTGGTGTCTCAGTCAGAACCTCTTACCTGACTGTCCTCCTATCCCCCTACGTTGGCTCCATTCTGCAGACGCCAGCAGAACTGCCAAAACCATGATGCTGTGCTACCATGAGGACAGGGCGCTGCAGATCCTGGCTGCAGTTCTAAACCTGATGGGCCCAGAGCATCCAGTGTGTCATATCATTCACAGCATAAGGCTATCAAGACCTACATCTGTTCCCAAACTGGTTCCCCAACTAAACCCAGATTCTTTGAGGACTCTCCGCAGGAGACTCATCAGCAGGATTCAAAAACCTGATATTGTCCTAACTGCTCTGCTACACAATGAGATCCTGGACTCTGCAAACCAAGAGGCACTGATGGTCTACGCACTTCGCAAGGACAAGAACCGGGCTCTGGTGGACCTGGTTCTAAGGAAGGGACGGGAAGCCCAGCAAGCGTTCTACCAAGCccttagccaatcagagccgTTCATGCTAGAGGAGCTGAAGGATGACCAAATCAAGAACAAG ggTTCTACAGAACCATCAGACTTGATGTTGGAGTCTCTGGTCTCAGAGGAACTGAGATGTTTCCAGTGGATAGTCAAAGATTACTTACCTCCAGAAAATGTGACCAATGGAAACTCTCTGGATGCAGACTGGCAGACgacaaaaaaaattctggaGCAACAGCTTGgacacaaacaagcagaaattGTCATCAAGAAGCTGGTTCTGAAGATTGTCCCTGTGCTTT GTGTCCATCTGGAGGACCAGGAAGTAACCTCACTAAGCTCACCTGACATTAGAATGGATGTAACTGCACCTCTG AATGAGATTACACCTGAAGTCCAAATGAATGGCAGTATGTTCAG GTTGCATTGTCAGATTTCTGGGATTCATCGCTGTCTCTGGACGGATCTGGTATTGGAGGGCTTTGGTgatgtggtttatgagatggTTCCCTGGGAtgtggacttcctgtccagtAAAGGTCTGAGGCCTGCTGGGCCTTTGTTCAGGTTTACCCTGCTGACAGGAAGCTTCCACAAACTCCACCTGCCTCACTGCCAGCTGCTCTCAG GTAAACTTAAACACTCCCTGTCTGTTGCTCACATCACCAGAGACCACGTGGATTACATAACACCTGGTCAGGTGACAGATAGTCATGTGATCTTTGACATCCTGGGTTTCTCATGTTTCGGCTTGGTGACATCAAGAAGATCCAGTCAAGCAATCAGAAGTCTGGTTCTGCTCTTCTCTCAACCCTCCAACTCAGCCATCTTTGTTCTCTTGTTGCCCAGAAATGTCTGCCTTGCACAG GTGAGGAAGGAGTGGAAGCGACGAATTGGGGCGCAGTACATTGAAACGATTCCAGACTGCAAACTGGTCCCAAATCAGATGTATAAACTGACCGGAGAGCCTGTCACCATCATCCAGCCAGAG AGTTCAAAATTCATCAACTTCTCTGATTACAACAACTTCCTGCCGTCATTTGAGGTGTGGCTGCCTGATGAtattaccatggtgaccctgaAGCTGAAGAGTCATGTGACTGATTGGCGTCTGATTGGCTGGCTCTTTGGCCCCACAGACTGTGAGGTTTGGAGTCGAACCATCCAGCTGCCAG AGTCTGTTTCGGGAACAGAGTCGGCGGATTTGGCCATGCAGCTGTTTAACATCCTGAGCCAGCTCAGTTCTGAGGACATGAAGGTTTTCCAGCATCTTCTTACTCTCCAACCTGATCCCATCCCCATCAGTCGGCTGGAGGACGCAAACAGGATCAGAACGGTGAGCCTGATGGTCCAGCAGTACTATGCTGAGGGGGCCAAGGGGATCACTGAGGACCTCCTGAGGATGATGAAGCAGAACCAGCTGGCCGATGAGCTGCAGAAAATCTGA